The Sediminispirochaeta smaragdinae DSM 11293 genome has a segment encoding these proteins:
- a CDS encoding ABC transporter permease: MIKDMLKLFIENRKALAGVIILGLFILMALLAPLLAPYGPKQDSDEQGRFPLMAAPCDAHPLGTTNAGYDILSQLIYGSRVTLTVGILTGLLTSFISLAVGLFSGYLKGAADDVISFITNIFLVIPSLPLVIVVASYVPMRGVVPIIVVLSLTGWAWGARVVRAQVMSVGEREFVKVAEVMGENSLVIVFREILPNIISLVMAIFFTSTIAAIIGEATLEFIGLGNVSTVTWGTMLFWAQNNAALLMNAWWWFLPPGLGIGLLGTSFALMNFAIDEISNPKIRKR; encoded by the coding sequence GTGATCAAGGACATGCTGAAACTTTTCATAGAAAACCGGAAGGCCCTGGCAGGAGTCATTATTCTTGGGCTCTTCATTCTCATGGCGCTCCTGGCGCCACTTCTGGCACCCTACGGCCCCAAGCAGGATAGTGATGAGCAGGGGAGGTTTCCCCTGATGGCTGCGCCTTGCGATGCGCATCCCCTGGGAACCACCAATGCCGGTTATGATATCCTTTCACAGCTTATCTATGGCTCCAGGGTCACGCTGACCGTCGGCATTCTGACGGGACTTTTGACAAGTTTTATCTCCCTTGCGGTTGGCCTTTTCAGCGGCTATCTCAAGGGAGCTGCCGATGACGTCATTTCCTTTATCACAAATATTTTTCTTGTCATCCCCAGCCTGCCGCTGGTGATCGTCGTTGCCTCGTATGTCCCCATGCGGGGAGTGGTGCCCATTATTGTGGTCCTCTCCCTTACCGGGTGGGCCTGGGGTGCCCGCGTCGTCAGGGCCCAGGTGATGTCGGTTGGTGAGCGGGAGTTTGTGAAGGTAGCGGAGGTAATGGGAGAGAACTCCCTTGTTATTGTCTTTCGGGAGATACTGCCCAACATCATCTCGCTTGTCATGGCCATTTTCTTTACGTCGACAATTGCGGCCATTATCGGAGAGGCTACCCTCGAGTTTATCGGCCTGGGGAATGTCTCGACGGTAACCTGGGGAACCATGCTCTTTTGGGCCCAGAACAACGCCGCACTTTTGATGAACGCCTGGTGGTGGTTTCTTCCTCCGGGGCTTGGAATCGGTTTGCTCGGGACCTCTTTTGCGCTGATGAACTTTGCAATCGATGAAATCTCGAATCCGAAAATCAGAAAGAGGTGA
- a CDS encoding ABC transporter ATP-binding protein produces the protein MVDDVLLRITNLEAGYRLRQGMIRAVDGISLDLMKGEFLGIAGESGCGKSTLAYTLMGLLEDNAEITGGEVLFKGENLLTLSRNRAKEIRWVDISMVFQSAMNALNPVLKISEQLTDTVLTHLPGLTKAKALDMAKKALALVDISEDRLDAYPHQLSGGMKQRVMIAMAMILEPDLIIMDEPTTALDVVVQRTIIDKISDLQKQFNFSVIFITHDLSLLVEISDKLVIMYSGQIVESGPAEAVYRHPAHPYTRGLMNSFPPLSGPLLEFGGIPGRPPNFLDLPEGCRFYPRCPQRKDICRQLPPELLPLDEVHSARCHLLKDGNA, from the coding sequence ATGGTGGATGATGTACTGCTGAGAATCACGAATCTTGAGGCAGGTTATCGGCTGCGTCAGGGAATGATACGGGCCGTCGACGGCATCAGTCTCGATTTGATGAAGGGCGAGTTCCTGGGCATTGCCGGGGAGTCGGGCTGCGGTAAGTCCACCTTGGCCTATACCTTGATGGGACTGCTTGAGGACAATGCAGAAATCACCGGAGGAGAGGTGCTGTTCAAGGGGGAAAACCTTCTTACCCTGTCCCGAAACAGGGCTAAGGAGATACGATGGGTCGATATCTCTATGGTGTTTCAGTCGGCCATGAACGCCCTGAATCCCGTTCTGAAAATCAGCGAGCAGCTCACCGATACGGTTTTGACCCATCTTCCCGGGCTGACCAAGGCCAAGGCCCTCGATATGGCGAAAAAGGCCCTCGCCCTTGTCGATATCTCAGAAGACCGCCTCGATGCATATCCCCATCAGCTTTCCGGCGGCATGAAACAACGGGTCATGATAGCGATGGCCATGATACTGGAACCTGATTTGATTATCATGGATGAGCCCACCACCGCCCTTGATGTGGTTGTCCAGCGGACGATCATCGACAAGATTTCAGATCTCCAGAAGCAGTTCAATTTTTCCGTTATCTTCATAACCCATGACCTTTCGCTTCTGGTTGAGATTTCCGACAAACTGGTGATCATGTACAGCGGTCAGATCGTCGAAAGCGGTCCTGCGGAAGCGGTGTATCGGCATCCGGCCCATCCCTATACCAGGGGGCTGATGAATTCCTTTCCGCCTCTCAGCGGTCCCCTGCTCGAGTTCGGGGGAATCCCCGGTAGGCCGCCGAATTTTCTCGACCTTCCGGAGGGCTGCCGTTTTTATCCGAGATGCCCGCAGCGAAAAGATATTTGCAGGCAGCTTCCCCCCGAACTTTTGCCGCTGGATGAGGTTCATTCGGCCAGGTGCCACCTGCTAAAGGACGGAAACGCATGA
- a CDS encoding ABC transporter ATP-binding protein produces MSETILELRNVTKHFPVRGLGQKRFVHAMDGVSFSLNRGEILSVVGESGSGKTTTAKVITRIYESDAGSVVFQGKPVGGKLKHDKLLEYRSQVQMIFQDPFGALNPTHTIGSIMERPFVIHKLAGRKELEARIKDVLVQVGMDPPEQYMQKFPHELSGGQRQRVNIARAIAVDPLLLIADEPTSMLDVSIKMIIMNMIKRFRDEKGISYLYITHDLAGARYIADRIVVMYAGMVMETGPAEEVISGAHHPYTRLLKSAAPQPEANFNRARLTTKGEIPSLIDPPSGCRFHPRCPIARSECSKLVPEIREVSAGHFSRCRFSS; encoded by the coding sequence ATGAGTGAAACGATACTCGAACTGCGAAACGTAACAAAGCATTTTCCCGTACGGGGCCTTGGTCAGAAGCGTTTTGTCCATGCCATGGACGGTGTCAGTTTTTCTCTCAATCGTGGTGAGATTCTTTCGGTGGTCGGCGAGTCAGGGAGCGGAAAGACCACCACCGCCAAGGTGATCACGCGCATATACGAAAGTGATGCCGGATCTGTCGTGTTTCAGGGAAAGCCGGTCGGCGGCAAGCTGAAACATGACAAGTTACTCGAGTATCGTTCGCAGGTCCAGATGATATTTCAGGACCCCTTCGGAGCGCTCAATCCCACCCACACCATTGGTTCCATCATGGAGCGGCCCTTTGTCATTCACAAACTTGCAGGACGAAAAGAGCTCGAAGCGCGTATCAAGGATGTGCTGGTCCAGGTGGGCATGGATCCTCCCGAGCAGTATATGCAAAAATTTCCCCACGAACTTTCCGGCGGCCAGCGGCAGCGCGTCAATATTGCCAGGGCCATTGCGGTAGATCCGCTTCTGCTCATTGCCGATGAGCCGACTTCCATGCTTGATGTATCCATCAAAATGATCATCATGAACATGATCAAGCGCTTCAGGGATGAGAAGGGGATTTCCTATCTCTACATTACCCACGATCTTGCCGGAGCGCGTTATATCGCCGATCGTATCGTGGTCATGTACGCCGGCATGGTCATGGAGACCGGCCCGGCCGAGGAGGTGATAAGCGGTGCTCATCATCCCTATACCAGGCTTCTGAAATCTGCCGCTCCCCAGCCCGAGGCGAATTTCAACAGGGCAAGGCTGACCACGAAGGGGGAGATTCCCAGCCTCATCGACCCGCCTTCGGGCTGCCGCTTCCATCCCCGTTGTCCCATTGCCAGGTCCGAATGTTCGAAGCTGGTTCCGGAGATCCGGGAGGTTTCCGCCGGACATTTTTCCCGCTGCCGGTTTTCTTCCTGA
- a CDS encoding LacI family DNA-binding transcriptional regulator, which yields MKVTIKDIARMCGVSVTTVSRVLNNKTESIGKDTVVRIRKKIEELGYRPNSVARSMITGRSHTVGLVVPDVRNPFFSELARGVEDFMNKREYGVFLCNTDSSLDKERQYIDLLKGKFTDGIIFTTQNKNELGQYFGNFIMHDFPVVLIERYIDGMDAVPGIYVDNRGGAEKLCDFIIGKGHRGIACIAGPFLTTNARLRLEGYKDSLRKHGIAVEDRLIIESNYRYSGGYRAMKELLEQQKGRFTAVFACNDLMAYGAYKALEEEGLSVPQEMSLAGFDNIKFPEVLRPRITSVDLPAYEMGGKAAEMLCAIMKKQKLSELRYEYDLEVIDKGSVAEPL from the coding sequence ATGAAGGTAACCATAAAGGATATCGCCAGAATGTGCGGCGTATCGGTAACAACAGTGTCCCGTGTGCTGAACAACAAAACGGAATCAATCGGTAAAGACACGGTTGTGCGAATACGAAAGAAGATTGAGGAACTGGGATATCGGCCCAATTCCGTGGCGCGCAGCATGATCACCGGCCGGTCTCATACCGTGGGACTGGTTGTCCCCGATGTCCGCAACCCCTTTTTTTCGGAATTGGCCCGTGGTGTGGAAGATTTCATGAATAAGCGGGAGTATGGTGTCTTCCTGTGCAATACCGACAGCTCTCTTGATAAGGAGCGGCAGTACATCGATTTGCTGAAGGGCAAATTCACCGACGGCATCATCTTCACGACCCAAAATAAGAATGAATTGGGTCAATACTTTGGTAACTTCATCATGCACGATTTTCCCGTCGTCCTGATCGAGCGCTATATCGACGGTATGGATGCTGTTCCGGGGATCTACGTCGACAACCGGGGCGGGGCCGAAAAGTTGTGTGATTTTATCATTGGAAAGGGCCATCGTGGCATAGCCTGCATTGCCGGCCCCTTCCTGACAACCAACGCACGCTTGCGTCTGGAGGGGTATAAGGATTCGCTTCGCAAACATGGGATCGCTGTCGAGGATCGCCTCATCATCGAGAGTAACTACCGGTATAGCGGCGGCTATCGGGCCATGAAGGAGCTGCTCGAACAGCAGAAGGGGCGCTTCACCGCGGTTTTTGCCTGCAACGATTTGATGGCCTACGGCGCTTACAAGGCGCTGGAGGAGGAGGGGCTTTCCGTCCCCCAAGAGATGTCGCTTGCAGGCTTCGACAATATCAAATTCCCGGAGGTACTACGTCCCCGTATTACCAGTGTGGACCTACCTGCCTACGAGATGGGAGGAAAGGCTGCGGAGATGCTTTGTGCGATCATGAAAAAGCAGAAGCTCAGCGAGCTTCGCTATGAGTACGATCTTGAGGTGATCGATAAGGGCAGTGTTGCCGAGCCGCTGTAA